From Cellulomonas fimi ATCC 484, a single genomic window includes:
- the rsmH gene encoding 16S rRNA (cytosine(1402)-N(4))-methyltransferase RsmH — MDQHDLGDAATRHTPVLLQRCLDLLAPALAADGSVMVDSTLGMGGHTEGVLRAFPHVRVVGIDRDPQALALAGRRLAPFGDRFTGVHAVYDEIGEVLDGLGIDHVQGVLMDLGVSSLQLDERERGFSYAHDAPLDMRMDASRGQTAADVVNGYDERDLARVLRVYGEERFAARIARSVVRAREKAPLTRTGELVDLVRASIPAATRKTGGHPAKRTFQALRIEVNGELEVLERALPASVEALAVGGRIVVEAYHSLEDRLVKRTLAAGATSSAPPDLPVEPETHAPYLRLVTRGAEEADEAELARNPRAQSVRLRAAERIRPTPDHLRGPQPGRRAA; from the coding sequence ATGGACCAGCACGACCTCGGCGACGCGGCCACCCGCCACACGCCGGTGCTCCTGCAGCGCTGCCTGGACCTGCTGGCCCCGGCCCTCGCCGCGGACGGCTCCGTGATGGTCGACTCCACGCTCGGCATGGGCGGTCACACCGAGGGCGTGCTGCGGGCCTTCCCGCACGTGCGCGTCGTCGGGATCGACCGCGACCCGCAGGCGCTCGCGCTCGCCGGCCGGCGGCTCGCGCCGTTCGGCGACCGGTTCACGGGCGTGCACGCCGTGTACGACGAGATCGGCGAGGTCCTCGACGGGCTCGGCATCGACCACGTGCAAGGCGTCCTCATGGACCTGGGCGTGTCGTCGCTGCAGCTCGACGAGCGCGAGCGCGGCTTCTCCTACGCGCACGACGCGCCGCTCGACATGCGGATGGACGCCTCGCGCGGGCAGACCGCCGCGGACGTCGTCAACGGCTACGACGAGCGGGACCTGGCCCGCGTGCTGCGCGTCTACGGCGAGGAGCGCTTCGCGGCGCGGATCGCCCGGTCCGTCGTGCGGGCCCGGGAGAAGGCGCCGCTGACCCGCACGGGCGAGCTCGTCGACCTCGTGCGCGCGAGCATCCCGGCGGCGACCCGCAAGACCGGCGGCCACCCCGCGAAGCGCACGTTCCAGGCGCTGCGGATCGAGGTGAACGGCGAGCTCGAGGTCCTGGAGCGCGCCCTGCCGGCGTCGGTCGAGGCGCTCGCCGTCGGCGGACGCATCGTCGTCGAGGCGTACCACTCGCTCGAGGACCGGCTCGTCAAGCGGACGCTGGCCGCCGGTGCGACGTCCAGCGCGCCGCCGGACCTGCCCGTCGAGCCCGAGACCCACGCGCCGTACCTGCGGCTCGTCACCCGCGGCGCCGAGGAGGCCGACGAGGCCGAGCTCGCCCGCAACCCCCGCGCGCAGTCCGTCCGGCTGCGCGCCGCCGAACGTATCCGACCGACCCCGGACCACCTGCGTGGTCCGCAGCCTGGCAGGAGGGCAGCATGA
- a CDS encoding DUF58 domain-containing protein, whose product MGLRPTRRGWALGLAGVTLVLLGVGLGAVDLVRLGTLVVLLAVGAAVVVGLLDPGRGRHRLAVARDARPNPVHAGEQARVDVRITASDPAARVRLAGLRFAEQAATELSGGRPLRARVSRSPQRVTVSYTVEAARRGRWQLGPLVVTRSDPFGVARSSATLGDHAEVVVWPTVVPLPTASDVLVGEPDRVALGARTPSTDDASLRDYREGDDLRRVHWRSSARRGALMVRSDERAGMRPVSVLLDLPARLAALEWTISLAASMAIAMLEGGHPVRLLGGRDGAGTEFLHARSGPTARADLLDSTVDLEAPRSPEEAESQLLAAAHLLETTEAGGEIVLAVLGPLGAGARAALAHVADNAQGWAVVRADGASPAHEREAQHTVNALRRAGWRACAVAPGEDVVACWLRLLGSAR is encoded by the coding sequence ATGGGTCTGCGGCCCACCCGGCGCGGCTGGGCGCTCGGGCTCGCCGGCGTCACGCTCGTCCTGCTCGGCGTCGGCCTCGGCGCGGTGGACCTCGTGCGGCTCGGCACGCTCGTCGTCCTGCTCGCGGTCGGTGCGGCCGTGGTGGTCGGCCTGCTCGACCCCGGCCGCGGACGGCACCGGCTCGCGGTGGCGCGCGACGCCCGGCCGAACCCCGTGCACGCCGGGGAGCAGGCACGCGTCGACGTCCGCATCACCGCCTCCGACCCCGCGGCCCGGGTGCGGCTCGCGGGCCTGCGGTTCGCCGAGCAGGCGGCCACCGAGCTCTCGGGCGGCCGGCCGCTGCGCGCACGCGTCAGCCGCAGCCCGCAGCGCGTGACCGTCTCCTACACCGTCGAGGCCGCCCGTCGCGGGCGATGGCAGCTCGGCCCCCTGGTCGTCACCCGCAGCGACCCCTTCGGAGTGGCGCGGTCGAGCGCGACGCTCGGGGACCACGCCGAGGTCGTCGTCTGGCCCACGGTCGTCCCGCTGCCGACCGCGTCCGACGTGCTCGTCGGCGAGCCCGACCGCGTCGCCCTCGGCGCGCGCACGCCCTCCACCGACGACGCCTCGCTGCGCGACTACCGCGAGGGCGACGACCTGCGGCGCGTGCACTGGCGCAGCAGCGCGCGGCGCGGCGCGCTCATGGTCCGCTCCGACGAGCGGGCCGGCATGCGCCCCGTGTCCGTCCTGCTGGACCTCCCCGCCCGGCTCGCCGCCCTGGAGTGGACGATCTCGCTCGCCGCCTCCATGGCGATCGCGATGCTCGAGGGCGGTCACCCGGTGCGCCTCCTCGGTGGTCGCGACGGCGCCGGCACGGAGTTCCTGCACGCGCGCTCCGGCCCGACCGCGCGTGCCGACCTGCTCGACTCGACCGTCGACCTCGAGGCGCCCCGCTCGCCCGAGGAGGCCGAGTCGCAGCTCCTCGCCGCCGCACACCTGCTGGAGACCACGGAGGCGGGGGGCGAGATCGTGCTGGCCGTCCTCGGCCCGCTCGGCGCGGGGGCGCGGGCCGCGCTCGCGCACGTCGCCGACAACGCCCAGGGATGGGCCGTCGTGCGCGCCGACGGCGCGAGCCCGGCGCACGAGCGGGAGGCGCAGCACACGGTCAACGCCCTGCGCCGCGCCGGGTGGCGCGCGTGCGCCGTCGCGCCGGGCGAGGACGTCGTCGCGTGCTGGCTGCGCCTGCTGGGGAGCGCCCGGTGA
- a CDS encoding peptidoglycan D,D-transpeptidase FtsI family protein: MPPQRASTSGSRPAGTARPAAARAGSRTVDVLPRPRGGAAPARRPAGGGLTGGGGPRRPAGVQAGSRGRMGFLTVLVLVVLLAFGGRLVWVQGIRGDEIAAQARQQRLSSYEVLGARGEITDAEGRTLAASVERYDIAVNQKQVGEFRSTGTPAVPDGAAGVAERLAPLLGMSASELGGMLVGDRDFKYIAKNVLPEVARQIRALRLPGITVDKVAERVYPNGDLAGNIVGFVNSNGVGLEGLERSLDDRLTGSPGLETYERGRKGQPIPGGYSAGSPAQQGDSVQLTILSDLQFKAQEALEAAVASTGSEGGTVVVIDTRTGEVLALADSGSVDPNNPGESSGGSLASSVSDVFEPGSTGKVITMAAALDAGLVTPLTQFEVPYTYTTENGETFKDSHEHGLLRLTTTGVLAESSNTGTVMIGQQLPQQTRHDYLTRFGFGSRTGIELPGESPGILRSWETWDSWDRRSKFAVLFGQAVSVTAIQATQVFATIANGGVRVQPHIIKGWTSADGTYTPAPAPATTQVVSPQTAATVLSMMESVVDDGTGSGAAIPGYRVAGKTGTAQNWVNGRQGITASFIGVAPVDSPRIAVSVVLHNPKTSIYGGTVAAPVFSDVAGFALGELGVPPSGSAPQLFPTTW, translated from the coding sequence ATGCCCCCGCAGCGCGCCTCGACCTCCGGCTCGCGCCCGGCAGGGACGGCGCGGCCGGCGGCCGCCCGCGCGGGGTCGCGGACCGTGGACGTGCTGCCGCGGCCGCGCGGCGGGGCGGCTCCCGCCCGCCGGCCCGCGGGCGGAGGGCTCACGGGAGGCGGTGGCCCGCGGCGCCCCGCGGGCGTCCAGGCCGGGTCGCGCGGGCGCATGGGCTTCCTCACCGTCCTCGTGCTGGTCGTGCTGCTCGCCTTCGGCGGGCGGCTCGTGTGGGTGCAGGGGATCCGGGGGGACGAGATCGCGGCTCAGGCGCGCCAGCAGCGGCTCTCGTCGTACGAGGTGCTCGGCGCACGCGGCGAGATCACGGACGCCGAGGGCCGCACGCTCGCCGCCTCGGTCGAGCGGTACGACATCGCGGTGAACCAGAAGCAGGTCGGCGAGTTCCGCAGCACCGGCACGCCGGCGGTCCCCGACGGTGCCGCGGGGGTCGCGGAGCGGCTCGCGCCCCTGCTCGGGATGAGCGCCTCCGAGCTCGGCGGGATGCTGGTCGGGGACCGGGACTTCAAGTACATCGCGAAGAACGTCCTGCCCGAGGTCGCGCGCCAGATCCGGGCGCTGCGCCTGCCCGGCATCACGGTCGACAAGGTCGCCGAGCGCGTCTACCCGAACGGCGACCTCGCGGGGAACATCGTCGGGTTCGTCAACTCCAACGGCGTCGGCCTCGAGGGCCTCGAGCGCTCGCTCGACGACCGCCTCACGGGCTCGCCCGGCCTCGAGACGTACGAGCGGGGCCGCAAGGGGCAGCCCATCCCCGGCGGGTACTCCGCGGGCTCGCCCGCGCAGCAGGGCGACTCGGTCCAGCTGACGATCCTGTCCGACCTGCAGTTCAAGGCGCAGGAGGCCCTCGAGGCCGCGGTCGCGTCGACGGGGTCGGAGGGCGGCACCGTCGTCGTCATCGACACGCGGACGGGCGAGGTGCTCGCCCTGGCCGACTCGGGCTCGGTCGACCCGAACAACCCGGGCGAGAGCTCGGGCGGCTCGCTCGCGAGCTCGGTGTCCGACGTGTTCGAGCCCGGCTCGACCGGGAAGGTCATCACGATGGCCGCCGCGCTCGACGCGGGACTCGTCACGCCGCTCACGCAGTTCGAGGTGCCGTACACGTACACGACGGAGAACGGCGAGACGTTCAAGGACTCGCACGAGCACGGCCTGCTGCGCCTGACGACGACGGGCGTCCTCGCCGAGTCGTCGAACACCGGCACCGTGATGATCGGGCAGCAGCTGCCGCAGCAGACGCGCCACGACTACCTCACGCGGTTCGGCTTCGGGTCGCGCACGGGCATCGAGCTGCCGGGGGAGTCGCCGGGCATCCTGCGCTCGTGGGAGACGTGGGACAGCTGGGACCGGCGCTCCAAGTTCGCGGTCCTGTTCGGCCAGGCCGTGTCGGTGACCGCGATCCAGGCGACGCAGGTGTTCGCGACGATCGCGAACGGCGGCGTGCGCGTGCAGCCCCACATCATCAAGGGCTGGACCTCCGCCGACGGCACCTACACCCCGGCGCCCGCCCCCGCGACGACCCAGGTCGTCTCCCCGCAGACGGCCGCGACCGTGCTCAGCATGATGGAGAGCGTGGTCGACGACGGCACGGGCAGCGGGGCGGCGATCCCCGGGTACCGCGTCGCAGGCAAGACGGGGACCGCGCAGAACTGGGTCAACGGCCGCCAGGGCATCACGGCGTCGTTCATCGGGGTCGCCCCGGTCGACTCCCCGCGCATCGCCGTGAGCGTCGTGCTGCACAACCCGAAGACGTCGATCTACGGCGGCACGGTCGCCGCGCCGGTCTTCAGCGACGTCGCCGGGTTCGCCCTCGGGGAGCTCGGCGTGCCCCCGTCGGGGAGCGCTCCGCAGCTGTTCCCGACGACGTGGTGA
- a CDS encoding AAA family ATPase translates to MLQAVPSSSELDDVVRTTGRMRAGVESVVTGRPELVRVTLAVLLAEGHLLLEDVPGVGKTTLAKAVARTIDCPVGRIQFTPDLLPSDLTGVNIFRAQTHEFEFRPGPVFAHVVIGDEINRASPKTQSALLECMQEAQATVDGRTYPLPRPFLVVATQNPVEMEGTYPLPEAQRDRFMARLTVGYPSVESELDMLDLQETSDPLDQLRPVTDAAAVGRLIDTTRRLFAAPAVKRYVVDLVTATREDHGLRLGASPRAAIQLLRAAKSLAAMDGRDHVLPDDVQQLAEPVLAHRLLPSTESRLSGRSTSDIVRDIVARTPLPVPAAVTTGGPRARRAIG, encoded by the coding sequence ATGCTGCAGGCCGTGCCGTCGTCGAGCGAGCTCGACGACGTCGTCCGAACCACCGGCCGGATGCGCGCCGGCGTCGAGTCCGTCGTGACCGGGCGGCCCGAGCTCGTCCGCGTCACGCTCGCCGTGCTGCTGGCCGAGGGCCACCTGCTGCTCGAGGACGTGCCCGGTGTCGGCAAGACGACGCTCGCGAAGGCGGTCGCCCGCACCATCGACTGCCCCGTCGGCCGCATCCAGTTCACGCCGGACCTGCTCCCGAGCGACCTCACGGGCGTCAACATCTTCCGCGCGCAGACGCACGAGTTCGAGTTCCGGCCCGGGCCCGTCTTCGCGCACGTCGTCATCGGGGACGAGATCAACCGCGCCTCGCCGAAGACGCAGTCCGCCCTGCTGGAGTGCATGCAGGAGGCCCAGGCGACCGTCGACGGGCGCACCTACCCCCTGCCGCGGCCGTTCCTCGTCGTCGCCACCCAGAACCCCGTCGAGATGGAGGGCACGTACCCCCTGCCCGAGGCGCAGCGCGACCGGTTCATGGCGCGCCTGACCGTCGGCTACCCGAGCGTCGAGTCCGAGCTCGACATGCTCGACCTGCAGGAGACCTCCGACCCGCTCGACCAGCTGCGGCCCGTCACGGACGCAGCCGCCGTCGGCCGGCTCATCGACACCACCCGCCGCCTGTTCGCGGCGCCCGCGGTCAAGCGGTACGTCGTCGACCTCGTCACCGCGACGCGCGAGGACCACGGCCTGCGCCTGGGCGCGTCGCCGCGCGCCGCGATCCAGCTGCTGCGCGCCGCCAAGTCGCTCGCCGCGATGGACGGGCGCGACCACGTCCTGCCCGACGACGTGCAGCAGCTCGCGGAGCCCGTCCTCGCCCACCGGCTCCTGCCCAGCACCGAGTCCCGGCTGTCGGGCCGCTCCACCTCCGACATCGTCAGGGACATCGTCGCCCGCACCCCGCTGCCCGTGCCCGCCGCCGTCACCACCGGCGGCCCGCGCGCCCGACGCGCCATCGGCTGA
- the mraZ gene encoding division/cell wall cluster transcriptional repressor MraZ, protein MTHESSAGLFGSSAPFLGTYTPRLDDKGRLILPAKFRGQLAPGLVMTRGQERCLFLLPMDEFRRMHDQLRQAPVTSKQARDYLRVFLSGASDELPDKQGRISIPPVLRKYAGLDRDVAVIGAGTRVEIWDLQAWETYLAEQEAGYADTAEEVFPNGPF, encoded by the coding sequence GTGACGCATGAGTCGTCGGCCGGCCTCTTCGGCTCGTCCGCGCCTTTTCTCGGGACGTACACGCCGCGCCTCGACGACAAGGGCCGGCTCATCCTCCCGGCCAAGTTCCGCGGCCAGCTCGCCCCGGGGCTCGTCATGACGCGCGGCCAGGAGCGCTGCCTGTTCCTGCTGCCGATGGACGAGTTCCGTCGGATGCACGACCAGCTCCGGCAGGCGCCCGTGACGAGCAAGCAGGCGCGCGACTACCTGCGCGTCTTCCTGTCCGGCGCGAGCGACGAGCTGCCGGACAAGCAGGGCCGCATCTCGATCCCGCCGGTGCTGCGCAAGTACGCCGGGCTGGACCGGGACGTCGCCGTCATCGGGGCGGGAACCCGCGTCGAGATCTGGGACCTGCAGGCGTGGGAGACGTACCTCGCCGAGCAGGAGGCCGGCTACGCCGACACGGCGGAGGAGGTCTTCCCCAACGGGCCGTTCTGA